A single genomic interval of Flavihumibacter rivuli harbors:
- a CDS encoding lysylphosphatidylglycerol synthase domain-containing protein, giving the protein MFPNKNIKNFLNYWLGPIIFIWLAWSIYRQVTRQPDLGGSWSNILQAISGEQGWKCWLALLLVVVNWGLEAIKWKELVGRVTRISFLRAFVATLAGVSFAVNTPNRIGEYGGRVLYLPEGKRLEAVSLTLIGSFAQLLVTLLMGAAGLWIWQAGWFYGQDATIPAPYLSYNWLLKAMTWLITALAIGGFLFYIRISWLVRWVEKVPAMAKWGKPVWVLDNLPVTILLRVFGWSLVRYLVFIFQYILLLQSLQVTGNWWMAFWLTALQFLVLAIIPTIALAELGLRGKLSLELFGWISSNALGILATTVSIWLLNLIIPAIIGSILIIRVKVFDPVKTEGVGQGSP; this is encoded by the coding sequence ATGTTCCCCAACAAAAATATCAAAAACTTCCTCAATTACTGGCTGGGGCCCATCATCTTCATTTGGCTGGCCTGGTCTATTTACAGGCAGGTGACAAGGCAACCCGATCTTGGTGGTTCCTGGTCGAATATCTTACAGGCTATCAGCGGGGAACAGGGATGGAAATGCTGGCTAGCCCTGTTGCTGGTAGTGGTCAACTGGGGATTGGAAGCCATTAAATGGAAGGAGTTGGTGGGAAGGGTTACCCGCATTTCCTTCCTGCGTGCATTTGTTGCTACCCTGGCAGGGGTTTCTTTCGCTGTGAATACGCCTAATAGGATTGGTGAGTATGGTGGACGGGTGCTTTACCTTCCGGAAGGAAAAAGGCTGGAGGCAGTTTCCCTAACACTGATCGGGAGTTTTGCCCAGTTGTTGGTAACCTTACTGATGGGTGCAGCGGGTTTGTGGATTTGGCAGGCAGGCTGGTTTTATGGCCAGGACGCAACAATTCCTGCTCCCTACCTGTCATATAACTGGTTGTTGAAGGCGATGACATGGCTGATCACGGCGCTCGCCATAGGAGGTTTTCTCTTTTACATTAGGATAAGTTGGTTGGTGAGGTGGGTGGAAAAGGTTCCGGCCATGGCAAAATGGGGCAAACCGGTCTGGGTGCTGGATAACCTGCCGGTTACAATTTTGTTAAGAGTGTTTGGTTGGTCTTTGGTAAGGTACCTTGTATTTATTTTTCAATATATCTTGTTACTACAAAGTTTACAAGTGACCGGCAACTGGTGGATGGCATTTTGGTTGACAGCCCTGCAGTTCCTGGTTTTGGCCATTATCCCCACCATTGCACTTGCGGAGTTAGGTTTGAGGGGAAAACTGTCACTTGAATTATTCGGATGGATCAGCAGTAATGCTTTGGGTATATTGGCCACCACTGTGTCTATTTGGCTGCTCAACCTGATCATTCCTGCGATCATTGGTAGTATCCTGATCATCAGGGTAAAAGTATTTGACCCAGTGAAAACGGAAGGGGTGGGACAAGGATCACCCTGA
- the leuS gene encoding leucine--tRNA ligase, translated as MEYSFREIEKKWQEHWKQSGVYKVSNESDKPKCYVLDMFPYPSGAGLHVGHPLGYIASDIYSRFKRLKGYNVLHPMGYDAFGLPAEQYAIEHGVHPAVSTDQNINNFRKQLDNIGFCFDWDREVRTCDPKYYRWTQWIFLQLFNSFFNRQTKKAEPIGNLIASLEKEGTAVHPCPGDTSIRFTAEEWSGFDEKRRQEILMEYRLAFCGYGEVNWCEALGTVLANDEVVNGVSERGGHPVVKKKLRQWYLRITEYADRLLEGLEQIDFSESMKEMQTNWIGKSYGAEIDFAVRSEQGTVDKLRVYTTRPDTIFGVDFMVVAPELEIVEQLKSAEQAAAVDYYLAYVKSRSERERMAEKKISGVFTGAYAINPFDGREIPIWTSEYVLAGYGTGAIMAVPCGDERDHKFARHFNIPITNIIGAHYDGEEANPTKDAVLENSGFLNGVGMREAIGIVIEKIESMGIGQRKVNYKMRDAAFSRQRYWGEPFPIQWKDGVAIPLNESELPLELPYVESYKPGPEGEGPLANIPEWVARELETNTMPGYAGSSWYFLRYMDPHNEQAFCDRKVSDYWGQVDLYIGGTEHAVGHLLYSRMWTKVLFDLGYIGHDEPYRKLVNQGMIQGSSRFVYRINGTNTFVSKGLLEGEESYQGTKIDKLHVDVNIVDGYELDQEAFRTWKPDFSQAEFVLEDGKYICGSEVEKMSKSKFNTVNPDHIVEKYGADTFRMYEMFLGPVEISKPWDTKGIEGVHRFLKKLWRLFAGEEKGLLLTHDAPTAEELKVLHRTIRKIEEDTERFSFNTAVSTLMICVNELHDLKCHKKAVLEQLLVLLTPYAPHISEELWHAIGNSGSVLDASYPVFEEKYVKETAKAYPVAINGKTRAEITISLDADQQVVESIVLQDATVQKWLEGKPPKKIIYVKNKMINVVV; from the coding sequence ATGGAATACAGTTTCAGAGAGATTGAAAAGAAATGGCAGGAGCACTGGAAGCAATCCGGTGTCTACAAGGTTTCGAATGAAAGTGACAAGCCTAAGTGTTATGTACTGGACATGTTCCCTTATCCAAGTGGGGCTGGACTGCATGTGGGGCATCCCCTCGGGTATATTGCCAGTGATATCTACAGCCGTTTCAAGAGGCTGAAGGGCTACAACGTGCTGCATCCGATGGGGTATGATGCTTTTGGCCTGCCTGCCGAGCAGTATGCCATTGAGCATGGGGTGCACCCTGCAGTGAGTACGGATCAGAATATCAATAATTTCCGCAAACAACTCGATAATATTGGTTTTTGTTTCGATTGGGACCGCGAAGTGCGTACCTGTGATCCGAAATATTATAGGTGGACCCAGTGGATCTTCCTTCAGCTCTTCAATAGCTTCTTCAATCGCCAGACCAAAAAGGCTGAACCCATCGGGAACCTTATTGCTTCTTTGGAAAAAGAGGGTACAGCGGTTCATCCCTGTCCCGGTGATACATCTATCCGTTTTACGGCTGAAGAGTGGAGTGGTTTTGATGAGAAACGCAGGCAGGAGATCCTGATGGAATACCGTCTGGCTTTTTGCGGGTATGGGGAGGTGAATTGGTGTGAGGCATTGGGAACAGTATTGGCCAATGATGAAGTGGTGAACGGTGTGAGTGAAAGGGGCGGACATCCGGTCGTGAAGAAGAAGCTGCGCCAATGGTACCTGCGTATCACCGAATATGCGGATCGCTTGTTGGAAGGACTGGAGCAGATTGATTTCAGCGAATCCATGAAGGAGATGCAAACCAACTGGATTGGTAAGAGCTATGGTGCGGAGATTGATTTTGCAGTAAGGAGTGAACAGGGTACGGTGGATAAACTGAGGGTCTACACTACCCGACCGGATACCATTTTCGGGGTAGATTTTATGGTAGTAGCCCCTGAATTGGAAATAGTGGAGCAACTGAAGTCTGCAGAACAGGCAGCTGCGGTGGATTATTACCTGGCTTATGTGAAGAGCCGCAGTGAACGCGAGCGCATGGCGGAGAAGAAGATCAGTGGCGTTTTCACTGGCGCTTACGCGATAAATCCATTCGATGGTCGCGAGATCCCTATCTGGACCTCTGAGTATGTACTGGCAGGTTATGGTACCGGTGCGATCATGGCAGTTCCCTGCGGTGATGAACGTGACCATAAGTTCGCGCGTCATTTCAATATCCCCATTACCAATATCATTGGCGCGCATTACGATGGGGAAGAAGCCAATCCGACCAAGGATGCGGTGCTGGAGAACAGCGGGTTCCTGAACGGTGTGGGCATGAGGGAGGCCATCGGTATCGTGATCGAAAAGATCGAATCCATGGGCATTGGCCAGCGCAAGGTGAACTACAAGATGCGCGATGCGGCGTTTAGCCGTCAGCGTTATTGGGGAGAGCCTTTCCCCATCCAATGGAAAGATGGCGTGGCGATACCATTGAATGAATCAGAACTGCCGCTGGAATTGCCTTATGTGGAAAGCTACAAGCCCGGTCCGGAAGGTGAGGGTCCTTTGGCCAATATCCCTGAATGGGTGGCCAGGGAGCTGGAGACCAATACCATGCCCGGTTATGCCGGATCTTCCTGGTACTTCCTGCGTTATATGGACCCGCATAACGAGCAGGCATTCTGCGACCGCAAGGTGAGTGATTACTGGGGACAGGTTGACCTGTACATTGGTGGTACAGAGCATGCAGTAGGTCACTTGCTGTACAGCCGCATGTGGACCAAGGTGCTATTTGATCTGGGATATATTGGTCATGATGAGCCGTACAGGAAGCTGGTGAACCAGGGTATGATCCAGGGTTCTTCAAGATTTGTGTACAGGATCAATGGCACCAATACTTTTGTTTCAAAGGGCTTGCTGGAAGGTGAAGAGTCCTACCAGGGCACGAAGATCGATAAGTTGCATGTTGACGTAAATATTGTCGACGGTTATGAATTGGACCAGGAGGCATTCAGGACCTGGAAGCCCGATTTCTCACAAGCTGAGTTCGTGTTGGAAGACGGCAAGTATATCTGTGGCAGTGAGGTGGAGAAGATGTCCAAGAGCAAATTCAATACCGTTAACCCCGACCATATTGTAGAGAAATACGGTGCCGATACCTTCCGGATGTACGAAATGTTCCTCGGTCCGGTGGAGATCAGTAAGCCATGGGATACCAAGGGTATTGAAGGAGTACACCGTTTCCTGAAGAAGCTCTGGCGCTTGTTCGCAGGTGAGGAAAAAGGATTGCTTCTTACCCATGATGCGCCTACTGCCGAAGAGTTGAAGGTATTGCATCGCACTATCCGTAAAATAGAGGAGGATACCGAAAGGTTCTCCTTCAATACGGCTGTAAGTACTTTAATGATCTGCGTAAATGAACTGCATGACCTGAAATGTCATAAGAAGGCTGTATTGGAGCAGTTACTGGTTTTATTGACGCCATACGCGCCCCATATCAGTGAAGAGTTGTGGCATGCGATCGGAAACAGTGGCTCCGTGTTGGATGCCAGCTATCCGGTTTTTGAAGAGAAGTATGTGAAGGAAACGGCGAAAGCCTACCCTGTCGCTATCAATGGAAAAACACGCGCTGAAATAACCATCTCTTTGGATGCCGACCAGCAGGTGGTGGAATCCATCGTCCTCCAGGATGCAACTGTCCAGAAGTGGCTGGAAGGAAAGCCACCGAAGAAGATCATCTATGTGAAGAACAAGATGATCAACGTGGTGGTCTAA
- a CDS encoding DUF3108 domain-containing protein produces the protein MKRYLITLLFALLLTLRLDAGDDFCGIRNNTFQNDESITFKVFYKLTGIYIGAGEASFHVGLSKFNNNPVYHIVGDGKTYSFYDSFFKVRDRYESYIDTATLQPYKFIRNIYEGGYKKYENVTFNQETNTAVTNVGVFKVPNCVQDVLSSIYYARNIDFNKYKPGDKIPFAMFLDNEVYNLYIRYLGKETIKTKYGKFRAIKFKPLLIKGTIFEGGEKMNVWVSDDQNKIPLRVESPISVGSVIVDMISYRNLRFPLSSLAGLK, from the coding sequence ATGAAGCGATACCTTATCACGCTGCTTTTCGCGCTATTACTTACCCTTAGGCTGGACGCCGGGGACGACTTCTGTGGTATCAGGAACAATACCTTCCAGAATGATGAGTCCATTACCTTTAAAGTATTCTACAAACTGACAGGTATATATATTGGGGCGGGGGAGGCCAGTTTTCATGTAGGCTTATCTAAATTCAACAACAATCCCGTTTACCATATTGTAGGCGATGGCAAGACCTACAGCTTCTATGATTCTTTTTTTAAGGTTCGTGACCGTTATGAATCGTATATCGATACCGCTACCCTTCAGCCATATAAGTTCATCCGGAATATTTATGAAGGCGGCTACAAGAAGTACGAGAATGTGACCTTCAACCAGGAAACCAATACTGCTGTCACCAATGTGGGTGTATTCAAAGTGCCCAATTGCGTGCAGGATGTGTTGAGTTCTATCTATTATGCCAGGAATATCGACTTCAATAAATACAAGCCGGGAGATAAGATCCCGTTTGCCATGTTCCTGGATAATGAAGTGTATAACCTCTACATCCGCTACCTTGGTAAGGAGACCATCAAGACAAAGTATGGTAAGTTCCGGGCCATCAAATTCAAGCCTCTGCTGATCAAGGGTACAATATTCGAAGGAGGGGAAAAGATGAATGTTTGGGTGAGTGATGACCAGAATAAGATACCACTCCGTGTGGAAAGCCCGATCTCGGTTGGTAGTGTGATCGTTGATATGATCTCCTATCGAAACCTCCGCTTTCCGTTGTCATCCCTGGCTGGACTAAAATAG
- a CDS encoding undecaprenyl-diphosphate phosphatase gives MNLFEAIAVAIVEGLTEFLPISSTGHMIIASSLMGIHKEEFTKLFEVAIQLGAIMAVVVLYWKKFIDFKSFHFYLKLVVAVIPALLLGFLFSDKIDAMLESPLTVAITLLLGGLVLLYIDKAFQHPTIHEEEKISFRRAFIIGGWQCLAMIPGVSRSAASIIGGMQQQLSRHLAAEFSFFLAVPTMAAATGYSLVLKDWETGNGGVQKGYELLMASNENLTAFIVGNIVAFVVALLAIKFFIGFLQKHGFRWFGYYRIIAGIILLLLIWTGVIH, from the coding sequence ATGAATCTTTTTGAAGCCATTGCAGTAGCCATTGTTGAAGGTTTGACAGAATTCCTTCCCATCTCTTCCACCGGGCATATGATCATTGCCAGTTCCCTGATGGGCATCCATAAGGAAGAGTTCACCAAACTATTTGAAGTTGCCATCCAGCTGGGCGCTATCATGGCTGTAGTGGTATTGTACTGGAAAAAATTCATCGACTTCAAGAGTTTCCATTTTTACCTCAAACTGGTGGTGGCAGTGATTCCAGCCCTGTTGCTGGGGTTCCTCTTCTCAGACAAGATCGATGCCATGCTGGAAAGCCCGCTAACGGTAGCCATTACCCTATTGCTGGGAGGCCTGGTACTCCTGTATATCGACAAGGCCTTCCAACATCCGACCATCCATGAAGAAGAGAAGATCAGTTTCCGCAGGGCATTCATCATTGGCGGCTGGCAATGCCTGGCCATGATACCCGGCGTCAGCCGTAGTGCTGCATCCATTATCGGCGGCATGCAGCAGCAGCTCAGCAGGCACCTGGCAGCAGAATTCTCCTTTTTCCTTGCCGTGCCTACCATGGCGGCAGCCACAGGTTATTCCCTCGTCCTGAAAGATTGGGAAACAGGCAATGGCGGTGTCCAGAAAGGTTATGAGTTATTGATGGCCTCGAATGAAAACCTGACCGCCTTCATCGTGGGAAATATCGTAGCTTTTGTAGTGGCATTACTCGCCATCAAGTTTTTTATCGGCTTCCTCCAGAAGCATGGATTCAGGTGGTTCGGTTATTACCGCATCATTGCCGGCATCATCCTGCTCCTGCTTATCTGGACAGGAGTGATCCATTGA
- a CDS encoding DUF3098 domain-containing protein — MSEHKKQDVVGHTSESLFGKENYIWMIAGIVVIVIGMLLMAGGRSANPAEFDQKEVYSTTRITIAPILIIAGLALEVVAIFKRPKA; from the coding sequence ATGAGTGAACATAAGAAACAAGACGTAGTCGGGCACACTTCGGAAAGCCTGTTTGGAAAAGAAAACTATATCTGGATGATCGCCGGTATCGTTGTTATCGTAATCGGCATGCTGTTGATGGCAGGAGGCAGAAGCGCCAACCCGGCTGAGTTTGACCAGAAGGAGGTATACAGCACCACCCGCATCACTATCGCCCCCATCCTGATCATTGCAGGACTGGCCCTGGAAGTGGTGGCCATTTTCAAAAGACCCAAAGCATAA
- a CDS encoding MFS transporter, with protein sequence MQTAPKKVINGWAMYDWANSAYNLVITSTIFPAYYVGITSKGNNPDDHYVEFFGRKFINTALMDYALSVVFLIVAFSSPILSSIADYRQNKKVYLRWFCFMGSAACLALFFFTPDRIEYGIIMFSIAALGYWASLVFYNSYLPDIAAPEDQDRVSAKGFALGYIGSVLLQIICFVIILKPALFGLDESDKTIGARLSFLLVGIWWFGFAQLTLRVLPLSSKAERKARTNVLTNGFKELKLVWQQLKSMPATRRFLFSFFLYSMGVQTVMLVAAGFAKKEIFPDPEDEPKLLVTIILIQLVAVIGALVLSRLSRLIGNIWVLILSVTLWIGICIAGYYVKNQFQFYLLACAVGLVMGGIQSMSRSTYSKLLPETKDTTSFFSFYDVTEKIAIVIGIFTFGLLEELTGSMRNSIIALGTFFILGLVALFYTKKVYDKQHATVHH encoded by the coding sequence ATGCAAACAGCCCCCAAAAAAGTCATCAACGGATGGGCCATGTACGATTGGGCCAACAGTGCCTATAACCTGGTGATCACTTCCACTATCTTCCCTGCCTACTATGTAGGGATAACCAGTAAGGGCAATAACCCTGACGACCACTACGTAGAATTCTTTGGAAGGAAATTCATCAATACCGCACTCATGGACTATGCCTTGTCGGTGGTATTCCTGATCGTGGCTTTCTCCTCGCCCATCCTTTCTTCCATAGCCGACTATCGTCAGAACAAAAAAGTGTACCTGCGCTGGTTCTGCTTTATGGGTTCCGCCGCCTGCCTGGCACTCTTCTTTTTTACTCCCGACCGGATCGAATACGGGATCATCATGTTTTCCATTGCTGCCCTTGGTTATTGGGCAAGCCTGGTCTTTTACAATTCCTACCTGCCGGACATCGCTGCGCCTGAAGACCAGGACAGGGTAAGTGCCAAAGGATTTGCATTGGGTTATATTGGCAGTGTATTGCTGCAGATCATCTGTTTCGTCATCATCCTTAAACCAGCCCTATTCGGCTTAGATGAATCTGACAAGACCATTGGAGCCAGGCTCTCTTTCTTATTGGTAGGCATCTGGTGGTTCGGATTTGCCCAGTTAACCCTTCGCGTATTGCCATTGAGCAGCAAGGCAGAACGGAAGGCCAGGACCAATGTGCTGACCAACGGATTCAAGGAACTAAAGCTGGTTTGGCAGCAGTTGAAATCAATGCCTGCAACCCGGCGCTTTCTTTTCTCTTTCTTCCTGTATAGTATGGGTGTGCAGACTGTAATGCTTGTTGCGGCAGGGTTTGCCAAGAAAGAGATATTCCCCGACCCGGAAGATGAACCAAAGTTGTTGGTCACCATTATCCTCATCCAACTCGTTGCGGTGATTGGAGCCCTGGTCCTCAGCAGGCTGTCCAGGCTCATCGGGAATATCTGGGTCCTTATCCTTTCCGTAACCCTCTGGATTGGCATCTGTATAGCAGGATACTATGTAAAAAACCAGTTCCAGTTCTACCTGCTGGCCTGTGCCGTAGGCCTGGTGATGGGCGGTATCCAAAGCATGAGCCGGAGTACCTATTCCAAATTGCTCCCGGAAACCAAGGACACCACTTCCTTCTTCAGCTTCTACGATGTTACCGAAAAGATTGCCATAGTGATCGGGATTTTTACCTTTGGACTCCTGGAAGAACTCACCGGCAGTATGCGAAATTCCATCATTGCCCTGGGCACCTTCTTTATACTGGGGTTGGTAGCCCTCTTTTACACGAAAAAAGTCTACGATAAGCAACATGCAACTGTACACCATTAA
- a CDS encoding MBL fold metallo-hydrolase: protein MQLYTINTGYFKLDGGAMFGVVPKTIWNKLVPADENNLCTWAMRCLLIQDGNRLILVDNGIGDKQDAKFFSHYYLHGEDSLDKSLARHGFHRNDITDVILTHLHFDHCGGSIIRQGDKLVPAFPNAVFWSNDRHWNWAVNPNDREKASFLKDNIQPIQESGQLQFIPTPENGIARFSDTIQLRFVYGHTDAMMLPQLTFKDRTIVYMADLLPSTAHIPVPYVMAYDMFPLTTLNEKKSFLKEAQENNYILYFEHDAKNECCELELTEKGIRSGRTFDLKEL, encoded by the coding sequence ATGCAACTGTACACCATTAATACCGGCTATTTTAAACTTGACGGCGGCGCCATGTTTGGCGTGGTTCCCAAGACCATTTGGAACAAATTGGTTCCGGCAGACGAGAACAATCTTTGTACCTGGGCCATGCGCTGCCTGTTGATCCAGGATGGCAACAGGCTTATATTGGTAGACAATGGCATTGGCGATAAGCAGGATGCCAAATTCTTCTCCCATTATTACCTGCACGGAGAAGACAGCCTGGACAAATCCCTTGCCAGGCATGGCTTCCACCGCAATGACATCACCGATGTGATCCTGACCCACCTGCATTTTGACCATTGTGGTGGGAGCATTATCCGCCAGGGTGATAAATTGGTGCCGGCCTTCCCTAATGCTGTTTTCTGGAGCAATGACCGCCATTGGAATTGGGCCGTAAACCCCAACGACAGGGAAAAAGCATCCTTCCTGAAGGATAATATCCAGCCCATCCAGGAAAGTGGACAACTTCAATTCATTCCTACACCGGAAAACGGCATTGCCCGGTTCTCTGACACTATACAGTTGCGTTTTGTGTATGGCCATACCGATGCCATGATGTTGCCACAACTGACCTTTAAGGATCGGACCATTGTGTATATGGCTGACTTGTTGCCGTCTACCGCACATATCCCGGTTCCCTACGTAATGGCTTACGACATGTTCCCATTAACCACCCTGAATGAAAAGAAAAGTTTCCTTAAGGAGGCCCAGGAAAACAACTACATCCTCTATTTTGAACACGACGCAAAAAACGAATGCTGCGAGCTGGAACTAACGGAGAAGGGCATTCGCAGTGGAAGGACATTTGACCTCAAGGAACTTTAG
- a CDS encoding cell division protein FtsX: protein MTQIGKGSAKRSTPSYFMSILGVSLVLFILGLLGWIVINANKLGQYFKENVEVRVYLRENISPADSTRLVDYIATKPYVKEYQYVTKDLARQKFVADGNEDWKNILDANPLPASIDFKLKNQYVHSDTLKAIKTDLEQNIAVSDVQYPQSLVDNLNKNVQKVSMILLIIAVVLCLVVIVLIDNTIRLAMFSNRFLIKTMQMVGATRWFIAKPMDIRAIINGAISGLIALAGIFALVFFAEKQLPELRAMRDTQWLVILSLVIILLGIMISLLSTHRSVVKYLKMKLDDLY from the coding sequence ATGACGCAAATCGGAAAAGGATCCGCTAAACGTTCAACACCATCGTATTTCATGTCTATACTGGGGGTATCCCTGGTGCTGTTCATCCTGGGTCTACTGGGGTGGATCGTGATCAATGCCAACAAGCTCGGGCAGTATTTCAAGGAAAACGTGGAAGTGAGGGTTTACCTGAGGGAAAATATCTCTCCTGCCGACAGCACCAGGCTGGTCGACTATATTGCCACCAAGCCATATGTAAAGGAATACCAATATGTCACCAAGGACCTTGCCAGGCAAAAATTCGTGGCCGATGGTAACGAGGACTGGAAGAACATCCTGGATGCCAACCCCCTGCCTGCCAGCATTGATTTCAAGCTGAAGAACCAGTATGTGCATTCTGATACCCTGAAAGCGATCAAGACCGACCTGGAACAGAACATCGCGGTGAGCGACGTACAATATCCCCAATCCCTGGTAGACAACCTCAACAAGAACGTACAAAAAGTCAGCATGATCCTCCTGATCATTGCCGTGGTTCTTTGCCTGGTAGTGATCGTACTCATTGACAATACCATCAGGCTGGCCATGTTCAGCAATCGTTTCCTGATCAAGACCATGCAGATGGTAGGGGCCACCCGGTGGTTCATTGCCAAGCCAATGGATATCAGGGCCATCATCAATGGCGCCATCAGCGGCCTTATCGCGCTGGCTGGCATTTTCGCCCTTGTATTCTTTGCGGAGAAGCAATTACCCGAACTCAGGGCCATGCGCGATACCCAATGGTTGGTGATTTTGTCATTGGTCATTATCTTGCTGGGCATAATGATCTCCCTGCTCAGTACGCACAGGAGCGTGGTAAAATACCTGAAGATGAAACTGGACGACCTGTACTAG